The proteins below come from a single Chryseobacterium bernardetii genomic window:
- a CDS encoding DUF3945 domain-containing protein — protein sequence MSEQTISKENQPQELEALSDILLVLDKKKNRIEAVKGVDEEGNLQTADPKKSNLLDFMRVDKGDALSNFFSNFWRRLNDPISFRFFRGPEIDLNEVAKKLQKAIDHPTPEGNKLLDALEIKYDNKLNQKNMETNQTSEGAAPTNETKSAYKYKVEEIDWTSLEKLNLNRALLEKNGQLDKLLKGYKSDGIYRIEGNFDGIVMKGDARLSLRKPKDSDQVVVMAHGVRLEPDLKNQFYGHVFTAEDKDNLKKTGNMGRVAELTNYSDGTKVKSLISIDKLTNEVVSFPVDLIKISEKFGGVRLNAEQKAELLEGRPVLVEGMVNTKTGEVFNQQLQYSADAKKLVFAGQSEGQQQGQNYAIPPEFRGKVLEEKDKKRLENGEVIFMKDIVNLEGTKLYSGYVWQNKETGKLDFDFDNPQQEKAQKQSETQGTVQGQATKQDATANNAQKNAPKKENARGPKIH from the coding sequence ATGAGCGAACAAACTATTTCTAAAGAAAACCAGCCGCAAGAACTGGAAGCATTATCAGATATCCTTTTAGTGCTTGACAAGAAGAAAAACCGTATTGAAGCGGTCAAAGGGGTAGATGAAGAGGGTAATCTCCAAACAGCAGACCCCAAAAAGTCAAATTTACTGGATTTTATGCGTGTTGATAAGGGAGATGCCTTGAGCAATTTCTTTTCGAATTTCTGGCGCAGGCTTAATGACCCCATATCATTCCGTTTTTTCAGGGGCCCGGAGATCGACCTGAATGAAGTTGCCAAAAAATTACAGAAAGCGATAGACCATCCTACGCCGGAAGGTAACAAGCTTCTGGATGCACTTGAGATTAAGTATGACAACAAATTAAATCAAAAAAATATGGAAACAAATCAAACATCGGAAGGCGCAGCGCCAACAAATGAAACCAAATCAGCTTACAAGTATAAAGTGGAGGAGATAGACTGGACCTCCCTTGAAAAACTAAACCTGAACCGTGCGCTTCTTGAAAAGAACGGCCAGCTGGATAAGCTGCTAAAGGGGTACAAATCTGACGGAATTTACAGGATTGAAGGAAATTTCGATGGTATAGTCATGAAAGGAGATGCACGGCTTTCACTGAGAAAACCAAAAGATAGTGATCAGGTCGTGGTGATGGCACATGGTGTCCGTCTCGAACCGGATCTAAAAAATCAGTTTTACGGCCATGTTTTTACTGCGGAAGATAAAGACAATTTAAAAAAGACAGGAAACATGGGGCGGGTTGCCGAACTTACAAACTATTCTGACGGGACAAAAGTAAAATCGCTGATCAGCATCGATAAACTTACGAATGAGGTCGTATCTTTTCCGGTAGATCTCATTAAAATCAGTGAAAAGTTTGGTGGAGTTAGGTTAAATGCAGAACAGAAAGCCGAACTACTGGAAGGAAGACCAGTTCTTGTTGAAGGCATGGTCAATACAAAGACAGGTGAAGTTTTTAATCAGCAACTGCAATATAGCGCAGATGCCAAAAAGCTGGTGTTTGCGGGACAGAGTGAAGGACAACAGCAGGGGCAGAACTATGCCATTCCGCCTGAATTTAGAGGTAAGGTGCTGGAGGAGAAGGATAAAAAACGTTTAGAGAATGGTGAAGTCATTTTTATGAAAGATATTGTTAACCTAGAAGGAACGAAGCTTTATTCAGGGTACGTCTGGCAAAATAAGGAAACCGGTAAGCTGGACTTCGATTTTGACAACCCTCAGCAGGAGAAAGCTCAGAAACAGTCCGAAACTCAGGGAACTGTTCAGGGACAGGCAACAAAACAGGATGCTACAGCCAATAACGCGCAGAAAAATGCTCCTAAAAAGGAAAATGCCAGAGGGCCGAAAATACATTAA
- a CDS encoding Crp/Fnr family transcriptional regulator encodes MRNIVSTEEENIAKESLLGFLGSIHSMSPELRAALFSNTYLQKVNKKHILLDIDEIQKSLFFIVKGVVRSYYLDSFGKDTTSWILFEGDLAISVYSFFSQKRSFEVLETVEDSSLLVLSHEKLMELYHSFPEFNYIGRILTETYYIKAEEKANELRVFSATERYLHLLEKYPNIIARIPLGMISSYLGITQSTLSRIRAKKEF; translated from the coding sequence ATGAGAAATATTGTAAGTACAGAGGAAGAGAATATAGCTAAGGAATCCTTATTGGGCTTTCTCGGAAGTATTCATTCGATGTCGCCGGAACTGCGTGCTGCCTTATTCTCAAATACATATTTGCAAAAAGTAAATAAGAAGCATATTCTACTCGATATAGATGAAATCCAAAAATCTCTTTTTTTTATTGTTAAAGGAGTAGTTAGGTCTTACTATCTCGATAGCTTTGGTAAAGACACAACTTCATGGATACTTTTTGAGGGGGATCTTGCAATCTCCGTATATAGTTTCTTTAGTCAGAAGAGGTCTTTTGAGGTATTGGAGACTGTAGAAGATTCAAGTCTTTTGGTGCTTAGCCATGAAAAATTAATGGAGCTTTATCATTCGTTTCCAGAATTCAATTATATTGGTAGGATTCTAACTGAAACTTATTACATTAAAGCCGAAGAAAAGGCAAACGAATTACGTGTCTTTAGTGCAACAGAGCGCTATCTGCATCTACTTGAAAAATACCCTAATATTATTGCACGTATTCCTTTAGGTATGATCTCTTCATATCTTGGAATAACTCAATCTACATTAAGCAGAATTCGGGCTAAAAAAGAATTTTAA
- a CDS encoding type IA DNA topoisomerase: MKAIIAEKPSVAYELARIVGATEKRDGYFEGGGFLVTWAFGHLVGLAMPEDYGIKGFNKESLPIIPSEFKLNGRKVKSGNGYVYDEGSKRQLEIIGSVFKKCGSIIVATDAGREGEVIFRFIYQYLGCSKPFERLWINSLTEKAIIHGFQNLKQGSEFNGLFEAGRERSECDWLVGINATQSLTIAMGDGLFSLGRVQTPTLALICKRFLAHKAFEVKDYFQLELSLIKEGISFRSQSEDKWHDKEKAESILRTLERCGVAEIKEVEKKSGTIQAPLLFDLTGLQKEANKKLGYSAERTLEIAQKLYEKKFITYPRTGSKYIPEDIWAEIPSLILALGYRSSCKEAVDQIKWERYNKHIVNDVKVTDHHGILITENIPTRLEASEDALYDMIAKRLLESVSPACHREITDIKIAVLHYNFKLKAIRITSAGWKVINGNFEQEGEDLVTAFPDLQTGMQLNIDAVNVLAKKTKPPMLYTEADLLATMENVGSTVENEEERKILKNIGIGTPATRAAIIETLFDRGYIVREKKSIVPTDKGMLVYEIVGDKKIADAAMTAQWEIAFEKIENGEIDAELFHAEVELAVHEITSELLNVRRASTDSMDLYCPKCRGKVVLREKVVKCTDEGCGWVLFRNICGVQLSYKEIDALLKKGRSPLIKKMVGRNKKAFNAYILLDGSGSTSFEFEQKNKGKYK; this comes from the coding sequence ATGAAAGCGATCATAGCAGAGAAGCCCTCGGTGGCCTATGAACTGGCAAGAATTGTAGGGGCTACAGAGAAGAGGGACGGTTATTTTGAGGGCGGAGGGTTTCTTGTGACCTGGGCATTTGGACACCTTGTTGGACTGGCGATGCCGGAGGATTATGGGATTAAGGGATTCAATAAAGAATCCCTCCCCATCATTCCTTCTGAATTCAAACTGAATGGCAGAAAGGTGAAATCTGGTAATGGGTATGTGTATGATGAGGGTTCAAAAAGACAGCTTGAAATAATAGGCTCCGTATTTAAGAAGTGTGGTAGTATTATTGTTGCTACGGATGCCGGGAGGGAAGGTGAAGTGATTTTTCGGTTCATCTATCAATATCTCGGGTGCAGCAAACCTTTTGAGCGGTTGTGGATCAACAGCCTGACCGAAAAGGCAATTATCCACGGATTTCAAAATCTAAAACAGGGAAGTGAATTTAACGGTCTTTTTGAAGCTGGTAGGGAACGGTCGGAATGTGACTGGCTCGTAGGAATCAATGCAACCCAGTCGCTTACCATTGCGATGGGTGATGGTCTATTTTCGCTGGGAAGAGTGCAGACACCTACACTTGCGCTTATCTGTAAGCGTTTCCTTGCACATAAAGCATTTGAGGTCAAAGATTATTTTCAGCTGGAACTATCCTTGATAAAAGAAGGAATAAGTTTCAGAAGCCAATCCGAGGATAAATGGCATGATAAAGAAAAGGCCGAATCTATCCTGCGTACGCTTGAACGCTGTGGCGTTGCAGAGATAAAGGAGGTTGAAAAAAAATCGGGTACGATCCAGGCTCCACTGCTTTTTGACCTGACGGGATTGCAGAAAGAGGCGAATAAAAAGCTGGGTTATTCTGCCGAACGGACACTTGAGATTGCCCAGAAACTTTATGAAAAGAAATTTATAACCTATCCAAGAACGGGTTCTAAATATATACCGGAGGATATCTGGGCTGAAATACCTTCATTAATCCTCGCTTTAGGTTACCGGAGTTCATGCAAGGAAGCTGTTGATCAAATCAAGTGGGAACGCTATAATAAGCATATTGTAAATGATGTGAAGGTTACCGACCATCACGGAATATTGATTACCGAAAATATCCCTACCAGACTGGAAGCAAGTGAAGATGCTCTATATGACATGATTGCAAAACGTCTTCTTGAATCAGTTTCACCCGCATGTCATAGGGAAATTACAGATATAAAAATCGCAGTTCTGCATTATAATTTTAAACTGAAAGCGATCAGGATTACTTCTGCTGGCTGGAAGGTGATCAATGGAAATTTTGAGCAGGAAGGTGAGGATCTTGTCACTGCTTTTCCTGATCTCCAAACCGGAATGCAGCTGAACATTGATGCTGTAAACGTACTTGCGAAGAAAACAAAACCCCCGATGCTCTATACGGAAGCGGACCTGCTTGCGACAATGGAAAATGTAGGCAGCACAGTTGAAAATGAGGAAGAACGAAAAATCCTGAAAAACATCGGTATCGGCACACCTGCCACACGGGCCGCCATTATCGAAACTCTTTTTGACAGGGGATATATCGTTCGGGAGAAAAAGAGTATTGTTCCCACCGATAAAGGCATGCTCGTTTATGAAATTGTTGGGGACAAGAAAATTGCTGATGCCGCAATGACCGCGCAGTGGGAGATTGCATTTGAGAAAATTGAGAATGGAGAGATTGATGCTGAACTTTTTCATGCGGAGGTTGAGCTTGCAGTACATGAAATAACCAGTGAATTACTGAACGTAAGAAGGGCTTCTACGGATAGTATGGATCTGTACTGTCCGAAATGTAGGGGTAAGGTGGTTCTACGGGAAAAAGTTGTTAAATGTACAGATGAAGGCTGTGGGTGGGTTTTATTTCGCAATATCTGCGGTGTACAACTTAGTTATAAGGAAATTGATGCCCTTCTAAAAAAAGGTAGAAGTCCATTGATTAAAAAGATGGTCGGCAGAAATAAGAAAGCATTCAATGCTTATATCCTGTTGGATGGGTCCGGCTCGACATCCTTTGAGTTTGAACAAAAAAATAAAGGTAAATACAAATAG
- a CDS encoding N-6 DNA methylase, translating to MAFDKKRSIRQNIEAIRTVFSIEKEGRSATDDEISILKQYSGFGGLKFILNPVGQADDINQWKASDMPYFPLTQELFSLIKDNSESENSYREYISKIRGSILDAFYTPTEITQSIAAAITDTGISISSILEPSAGVGAFIEPFTGTGGRGICAFEQDLLTGKILKNLYGSNADIRIDSFENIHEEDTGYDLIIGNIPFGTTSIFDLSYSRGKDEARKFAAQSVHNYFFLKATDKLREGGLLAFITSQGVLNSQSNFPIREALMKEHRLVSALRLPNNLFEESGTSVGTDLIVLQKSSGSRSLSRRALDFTGTSENCNLLFNNPNHIVATRSFQDTDQYGKATTIHIHDGGIERIAESLHQKLSEDFQQYFDLKLFTEHKVTSIGTKVLSKPAVTIPEKNIIHNGGAEKAIQLDLFSDQVLGEMSVKKTKRRGKKTSQSKITKFKQLSFFDSGEIGTVDQKDKLNTELNQNEKKANIQKHSSNSSKKKVESLSLFHEIDDSKVCKNEPETFAGEVKSSYRENTLIVSKGRVGKLQMNRRDRAFIFQPIELSVTDNKRIQSYIKLRDSYQLLYDFEANNRQEDVEARKLLNGTYDDFVARFGNLNTAENIKFIKMDASGNEIPYLERVVGGVIHKSDIFDHPVSFSTREVTVNSASEALSASLNLSDSVDLGFMEEISGFTESELRENLQGQIFFNPLSGNMEVSQKFLAGNVVLKARQLKEYISAHPEDTEALKSLEALEKARPEPIKFDELDFNLGERWIGCDIYNRFASHLFDSEIKIYYSESSDDFSVNAKSSNIKITEKYAIKSESRTFDGLNLLRHALVNTTPDITKTEYLADGTAIKVKDMDAIQMANGKIDEIRNEFTDWLYQQDEGFKNELTARYNDLFNCHVRPYYDGSHQTFPGLDRAALDIEDLYDSQKDAIYMLKSNNGGICDHEVGAGKTLIMVGGAQEMKRLGLVHKPMIIALKANIHEIAETYRKAYPFAKILYPGKKDFTPQKRLKIFGDIKNNDWDCIILTHDQFGMIPQSPELQKEILEAELHSVEQNLDALRNQGKDVSGAMLKGVEIRKKNLNVKLKTLEHDIENRKDDVVDFKMMGIDHLFVDESHKFKNLMFNTRHERVAGLGNVQGSQKALNLLFAIRTIQERTGKDLGATFLSGTTISNSLTELYCLFKYLRPKALERQGINCFDAWAAIYARKSIDYEFSVANNIVQKERFRHFIKVPELSQFYTEITDYRTAADIGIDRPIKNEILYNIPPTAEQEIFIKKLMEFAKTGNAELLGRPPLSPTEQKAKMLIATDYARKMSLDMRLISPKYTDDPGNKASVCADNIAKYYRKYNAQKGTQFVFSDLGTYKSDEWNIYSEIKRKLVLDHGIPADEIRFIQQAKTEDQRKELIKATNEGKIRVLFGSTEMLGTGVNAQKRAVAVHHLDIPWRPSDLEQRDGRAVRKGNEIAKFFAGNKVDVFIYAVEKSLDAYKFNTLANKQRFIGQLKSNTVAVRTLDEGGMDEVSGMNFSEYVALLSGNTDLLEKAKVEKKISVLESEKHAFLRSKWSSSSKLENLTEELETRSSRLERLNADWNNFQKRVQRSKDGNMLNPILLDGVSTDAGVKEIGAKLSKLAAVSRTGGDYEEIGSLYGFRLLVKTEMTQKDSSSLVERDNRFFICGEGNIKYTHNNGIMASDPERASLNFLNALQKLPGLIEEEDKKLKLLKDDQVVLNDIVKGSWNKEKQLATLKTELASVERKIQFSLDEEKKTETEVSTDGEVKKKSIGPKM from the coding sequence ATGGCATTCGATAAGAAGCGGAGCATCCGCCAGAACATTGAAGCGATCCGGACGGTTTTCTCCATTGAAAAAGAAGGAAGATCAGCAACAGACGATGAAATATCCATACTAAAGCAATATTCAGGATTTGGGGGCTTAAAGTTCATCTTGAATCCAGTAGGGCAGGCGGACGATATAAATCAGTGGAAGGCTTCCGATATGCCTTATTTTCCGCTTACACAGGAATTGTTTTCGCTCATTAAGGACAATTCTGAAAGTGAAAACAGTTATAGGGAATATATATCCAAAATTAGAGGTTCTATCCTCGATGCGTTTTACACACCTACGGAAATCACTCAGAGTATTGCAGCAGCAATTACAGACACAGGAATTTCTATATCAAGCATACTTGAACCTTCGGCTGGGGTGGGAGCATTTATCGAACCATTTACTGGCACCGGCGGGCGCGGAATATGCGCCTTTGAACAGGATTTACTAACCGGGAAAATCCTGAAAAATCTTTATGGCTCCAATGCTGATATCCGGATTGATAGCTTTGAAAATATACACGAAGAAGATACAGGATACGACCTGATCATAGGTAATATTCCTTTTGGAACTACTTCTATTTTTGATCTTTCTTATTCAAGAGGAAAAGACGAAGCACGAAAATTTGCTGCACAGAGCGTGCACAATTATTTCTTTTTAAAGGCAACTGATAAGTTAAGGGAAGGTGGGCTCCTTGCATTTATAACATCGCAGGGAGTTCTAAACAGTCAGTCCAACTTTCCTATCCGTGAGGCACTAATGAAGGAGCACCGCCTGGTTTCTGCATTACGTTTACCCAATAATCTTTTCGAAGAAAGTGGAACATCTGTAGGAACAGACCTGATTGTGTTGCAGAAGAGCAGCGGGTCACGGTCATTGTCCAGACGGGCACTTGATTTTACGGGAACCAGTGAAAATTGTAATCTGCTATTTAACAACCCCAATCACATCGTTGCGACACGATCTTTCCAGGATACTGACCAATATGGCAAGGCAACTACCATTCATATACATGATGGTGGGATTGAAAGAATCGCAGAAAGTCTTCATCAAAAGCTTTCTGAGGATTTTCAGCAGTATTTTGACCTTAAATTGTTTACTGAACATAAAGTAACCTCGATTGGCACTAAAGTTTTATCAAAGCCTGCTGTTACCATTCCTGAGAAAAATATCATTCATAACGGTGGTGCTGAAAAAGCTATACAACTCGATCTTTTTTCCGATCAAGTGCTAGGAGAAATGTCTGTTAAAAAGACCAAGAGAAGAGGTAAAAAGACGTCTCAAAGCAAGATTACAAAATTTAAACAGCTTTCCTTTTTTGATTCCGGAGAAATCGGCACGGTGGATCAGAAAGATAAACTGAATACTGAATTGAATCAGAATGAAAAGAAAGCCAATATTCAAAAACATTCGTCCAATTCCTCAAAGAAAAAAGTTGAATCTCTTTCGTTGTTCCATGAAATCGACGATAGTAAGGTTTGCAAAAATGAACCGGAAACTTTTGCAGGAGAAGTAAAATCTTCTTATCGGGAGAATACGCTGATTGTTTCAAAAGGCAGGGTAGGTAAACTACAAATGAACCGCCGGGACAGAGCTTTTATTTTTCAGCCGATTGAATTATCCGTAACTGACAATAAACGTATCCAAAGTTATATTAAGCTACGGGACAGTTATCAACTGCTTTATGATTTTGAAGCCAATAACAGGCAGGAGGATGTAGAGGCCAGAAAACTTTTAAACGGGACGTATGATGATTTTGTGGCTCGTTTTGGAAATTTAAACACAGCAGAGAACATTAAATTTATAAAAATGGATGCTTCGGGGAATGAAATTCCCTATCTGGAGCGGGTGGTTGGTGGTGTAATACATAAGTCCGATATTTTTGACCATCCGGTCAGCTTTTCGACAAGAGAAGTCACGGTAAACAGTGCTTCTGAAGCTCTATCTGCCTCGCTTAATTTGTCGGATAGTGTTGATCTGGGGTTTATGGAAGAGATCAGCGGGTTTACTGAAAGTGAATTGCGTGAAAATTTACAGGGTCAGATATTCTTCAATCCACTTTCGGGCAACATGGAGGTTTCCCAAAAGTTTTTGGCGGGGAATGTTGTTTTAAAAGCCCGCCAACTAAAAGAATATATTTCCGCACATCCAGAAGACACAGAAGCCCTAAAAAGCCTTGAAGCGCTTGAAAAAGCGAGGCCTGAGCCTATAAAATTTGACGAGCTGGATTTTAACCTGGGAGAACGTTGGATCGGATGTGATATTTACAACAGGTTTGCAAGCCACCTTTTTGATAGCGAAATCAAAATTTACTATTCGGAAAGCAGTGATGACTTTTCGGTCAATGCGAAATCCAGCAACATAAAAATCACTGAAAAATATGCGATAAAGTCGGAGAGCAGAACATTTGACGGACTGAATCTACTGCGTCATGCCCTGGTCAATACAACTCCCGATATTACCAAAACAGAATATCTCGCAGACGGAACTGCCATAAAAGTCAAAGATATGGACGCTATCCAGATGGCTAACGGAAAAATTGACGAGATACGGAATGAGTTTACGGACTGGTTATATCAGCAGGATGAGGGGTTTAAAAATGAGCTGACAGCACGCTACAACGATCTCTTTAACTGTCATGTAAGGCCTTATTATGACGGCAGTCATCAGACTTTTCCAGGACTGGACCGTGCAGCACTTGATATCGAGGATCTTTATGATAGCCAGAAAGATGCCATCTATATGCTGAAAAGCAACAATGGAGGTATCTGCGACCATGAAGTGGGAGCCGGAAAGACACTTATTATGGTAGGGGGTGCACAAGAAATGAAAAGACTGGGACTTGTTCACAAACCGATGATCATCGCGCTGAAAGCCAATATCCATGAAATAGCAGAAACCTATCGGAAGGCGTATCCTTTTGCAAAAATTTTGTATCCCGGAAAAAAAGATTTTACACCACAGAAAAGGCTAAAAATCTTTGGTGATATTAAAAATAATGACTGGGACTGTATCATCTTAACGCATGACCAGTTTGGTATGATTCCGCAGTCTCCCGAGTTACAGAAAGAAATTTTGGAGGCAGAACTTCATTCTGTGGAACAGAATCTCGATGCCCTGCGCAATCAGGGAAAAGATGTCTCCGGTGCTATGCTAAAAGGTGTAGAAATTAGAAAGAAGAACCTGAATGTAAAATTAAAGACGCTGGAACATGATATTGAAAACCGGAAAGATGATGTTGTGGACTTTAAGATGATGGGAATCGATCACCTTTTTGTTGACGAAAGTCATAAATTCAAGAATCTCATGTTTAATACCAGGCATGAGCGTGTCGCAGGACTTGGAAATGTACAGGGAAGCCAAAAAGCGCTCAATCTTCTTTTTGCGATACGTACGATTCAGGAAAGAACCGGAAAAGATCTAGGAGCGACCTTTCTTTCGGGAACGACAATTTCCAATTCATTGACTGAGCTTTATTGTTTATTTAAATATTTGCGCCCAAAGGCATTGGAACGACAGGGTATAAACTGCTTTGATGCATGGGCAGCGATCTATGCCCGTAAATCGATAGATTATGAATTCTCGGTAGCGAACAATATTGTTCAAAAGGAGAGGTTCAGGCATTTTATCAAGGTCCCTGAACTGTCGCAGTTCTATACCGAAATTACTGATTATCGTACAGCAGCAGATATTGGCATAGACCGCCCCATAAAAAATGAAATCCTGTACAATATTCCTCCAACGGCAGAACAGGAAATCTTTATCAAAAAACTCATGGAATTTGCAAAGACAGGTAATGCTGAGTTATTGGGAAGACCACCTCTGTCACCGACTGAGCAGAAAGCGAAGATGCTTATAGCAACTGATTACGCAAGAAAAATGTCTTTGGACATGCGTCTTATCTCTCCAAAATATACCGATGATCCCGGAAACAAAGCTTCTGTCTGTGCAGACAATATTGCAAAATATTATAGGAAATATAATGCGCAAAAAGGAACGCAGTTTGTTTTCTCAGATCTTGGGACCTATAAATCGGACGAATGGAACATCTACAGTGAGATTAAAAGAAAGCTTGTACTAGATCATGGGATACCTGCGGATGAGATCCGTTTTATCCAGCAGGCAAAGACCGAAGATCAGCGTAAGGAGCTGATAAAGGCGACCAATGAAGGTAAAATCAGAGTTCTATTTGGATCTACTGAAATGCTGGGAACAGGTGTAAACGCACAGAAAAGGGCAGTTGCCGTACATCATCTTGACATTCCCTGGAGGCCGTCGGATCTTGAACAGCGGGATGGCCGTGCGGTACGAAAAGGGAATGAGATTGCTAAATTTTTTGCTGGAAATAAGGTTGATGTCTTTATTTATGCTGTCGAAAAATCCCTCGATGCCTATAAGTTCAATACGCTGGCGAATAAGCAACGGTTTATCGGCCAATTAAAAAGTAATACGGTTGCGGTTAGAACACTTGACGAAGGAGGTATGGACGAAGTTTCAGGAATGAACTTTTCGGAATATGTAGCTTTACTTTCCGGCAATACCGATCTTCTGGAGAAGGCGAAGGTTGAAAAGAAAATATCTGTTTTAGAAAGCGAGAAACATGCTTTTCTCCGATCAAAATGGAGTTCTTCATCTAAACTTGAGAACCTGACCGAAGAACTTGAAACAAGATCCTCCCGGTTAGAAAGGCTTAATGCCGACTGGAACAATTTTCAGAAGCGGGTCCAAAGGTCGAAGGATGGAAATATGTTAAATCCAATACTTTTGGATGGGGTGTCTACAGATGCTGGTGTGAAGGAAATTGGTGCTAAGTTGAGTAAGCTGGCTGCTGTTTCAAGAACTGGGGGAGATTATGAAGAAATAGGGTCTCTATATGGTTTTCGGCTACTTGTTAAGACGGAAATGACGCAGAAAGACAGTTCTAGCCTCGTTGAACGAGATAACAGGTTTTTTATCTGTGGAGAAGGAAATATCAAATACACGCATAACAATGGTATCATGGCCAGTGATCCCGAAAGGGCAAGTCTGAACTTTCTTAATGCGCTGCAGAAACTTCCCGGACTTATCGAGGAAGAGGATAAAAAATTGAAGCTACTAAAAGATGACCAGGTTGTGCTTAACGATATTGTCAAGGGAAGCTGGAATAAGGAAAAACAGTTAGCTACATTGAAAACAGAACTAGCCTCAGTTGAGCGAAAAATTCAGTTTTCTTTGG
- a CDS encoding RteC domain-containing protein, with amino-acid sequence MKQAYKNILLSIEKEEISVSRSKKSAIDEAYHMVSFLDKTLTELKGQINIKGFDSILDEIIFFKRVKPEILGRLMFYNKVIKIEAFSPLNSELIESYYSEQMKLLNKDFKKHISSSDFYSYYRAGRSDKDEYYYRLGNINYFDGVDSFFFEVDRDFSTYYDYKVAQINAYDLYHSYLSGKFIRVEHNHKDELVDINEDSEFSWTDSKNALIELIYALHISRSVSNGRAGIRKICQMFEDIFEVSLGDIHHAFYQMKFRAGQRARYLHFLKNSLEQYMDND; translated from the coding sequence ATGAAACAGGCATATAAAAACATTTTATTATCTATCGAGAAAGAAGAGATAAGTGTATCAAGAAGCAAGAAAAGTGCTATTGATGAAGCTTATCACATGGTCTCTTTTCTTGACAAAACTTTAACAGAATTAAAAGGGCAAATCAATATTAAAGGATTTGACAGTATTCTTGATGAAATTATTTTTTTTAAACGTGTGAAACCTGAGATACTGGGACGGCTTATGTTTTACAATAAAGTTATAAAAATAGAAGCCTTTAGTCCTTTGAATTCTGAACTTATCGAATCATATTACAGTGAACAGATGAAGTTGCTAAATAAGGATTTTAAGAAGCATATATCCTCATCCGATTTTTACAGTTACTACCGTGCCGGACGATCAGACAAAGATGAATATTATTATCGGCTCGGAAACATCAATTACTTTGATGGAGTTGACAGCTTTTTCTTTGAGGTTGATAGGGACTTTTCAACCTATTATGATTATAAGGTCGCGCAGATCAATGCTTATGATCTCTATCATTCCTATCTTAGTGGAAAATTCATTAGGGTGGAGCACAACCATAAAGATGAGCTGGTAGATATAAATGAGGATAGTGAATTTTCCTGGACGGATTCAAAAAATGCGCTTATTGAACTTATTTATGCACTTCATATCTCACGAAGTGTTTCCAACGGAAGAGCAGGTATCCGGAAGATATGCCAAATGTTTGAGGATATATTTGAGGTTAGCCTTGGCGATATTCATCATGCATTTTATCAGATGAAATTCAGGGCCGGTCAGCGAGCACGGTACCTTCATTTCCTAAAAAATTCACTTGAACAGTATATGGATAACGATTGA
- a CDS encoding DUF1896 domain-containing protein, which yields MKNHSQDFSYYQLKLQDHIDSSFPERSGDVKFISQRARWAANAYEGAFRSGNPIIKCNEIADYILYEGLHFSRFDTLFEVLTYEFSDVFDELDYRDFALKVLPKCEEIFGHYELTDDFAYTTDYDLLYTELTGFIAIWIEQNGIR from the coding sequence ATGAAAAATCATAGCCAGGACTTTTCCTACTACCAGCTAAAGTTGCAGGATCACATTGATTCCAGTTTTCCCGAGAGATCAGGGGACGTTAAATTTATCAGCCAGCGTGCAAGGTGGGCCGCAAATGCTTATGAGGGTGCTTTCCGCTCAGGTAATCCGATCATTAAATGTAATGAGATTGCTGATTACATTCTTTACGAAGGACTGCATTTTTCCAGATTTGATACACTATTTGAAGTGCTGACCTATGAATTTTCGGATGTTTTCGATGAACTTGATTATCGTGATTTTGCATTAAAGGTCCTTCCAAAATGTGAGGAGATCTTTGGTCATTATGAGCTGACTGATGATTTTGCATATACAACTGACTATGATCTGCTGTATACGGAGCTAACCGGTTTCATCGCCATCTGGATTGAGCAAAATGGCATTCGATAA
- a CDS encoding helix-turn-helix domain-containing protein, protein MNIDRIEFLNWMERIMKRLDILSGDLENREKKRLSVDGEELLDNQDVLQMLKITYRCLQRYRTIGKIKYFTVSGKVFYKSSDVQQFIRDSYHGGKYTPK, encoded by the coding sequence ATGAATATCGACAGAATAGAATTTTTGAATTGGATGGAGCGAATCATGAAGCGCTTAGATATCCTTTCGGGTGATCTTGAAAACAGGGAAAAGAAAAGACTAAGCGTAGACGGCGAAGAATTGCTGGATAATCAGGATGTCCTGCAGATGCTAAAAATAACCTATCGCTGCCTTCAACGCTACCGCACAATCGGAAAGATCAAATACTTTACCGTAAGCGGTAAGGTGTTCTACAAAAGTTCCGATGTCCAGCAGTTTATCCGTGACAGTTATCATGGTGGTAAATATACGCCTAAGTAG